A section of the Labrus mixtus chromosome 15, fLabMix1.1, whole genome shotgun sequence genome encodes:
- the LOC132990346 gene encoding dihydropyridine-sensitive L-type skeletal muscle calcium channel subunit alpha-1-like yields MAANAEAAKPVIMNEEELKRKQREKLKKLQATGGNPRPARSLFFFTLKNPFRKACINIVEWKTFEIIILLTIFANCVALAVFLPMPEEDSNQTNTNLESLEYIFLIIFTLECFLKIVAYGLVFHEGAYLRNCWNILDFVIVFMGLFTFALDTINKIAGVPMEKGGGFDMKALRAFRVLRPLRLVSGVPSLQVVMNSILKAMLPLLHIALLVFLLVTIYAIMGLELFKCKMHKTCYYANTNIYSTAELELPAPCAQAGNGRRCSINGSECRPGWEGPNNGITHFDNIGFAMLTVYQCITMEGWTKVLYWVNDAIGNEWPWVYFVPLILVGSFFVLNLVLGVLSGEFTKEREKARSRGEYQKLRERQQLDEDLHGYMEWITYSEVLDADREGKGLLPLTSGDSDTDSLYDMEGKSRIVYYYRLARRWNRFFRMKCLVYVKTKSFYWLVMFLVLLNTLTIATEFHHQPESLTSLQDVASRVLLVLFVVEMFVKMYALGPRAYFMSLFNRFDFFVVLCGILEMIMFSAGAVAPLGFSVLRCIRLLRILKVTKYWTSLSNFVASLLNSVRSIASLLLLLFLFIVIFSLLGMQVFGGKFNFNDNRPRRSNFDNFPQALISVFQVLTGEDWTSIMYNGIMAYGGPVFPGILVAIYFIILFVCGNYILLNVFLAIAVDNLAEAESLTSAQKEKAEEKMKRKILRSKMPEKTDEERERLAKKLAEQRAKMEGMPTTAKLKIDEFESNVNEVKDPFPPDDFPGDDEEEEPEIPLSPRPRPMADLQLKEEAVPLPEASSFFIFGPQNKFRKLCYKIINASSFTNLILLFILLSSISLAAEDPIDPKSYRNQILAYADIVFTTVFTIEIVLKMTVYGAFMHEGSFCRNSFNILDLIVVTVSLLSMGMESSAISVVKILRVLRVLRPLRAINRAKGLKHVVQCVFVAIKTIGNIVLVTMLLNFMFACIGVQLFKGKFYSCTDTPKMTAEECQGMFWKHMDNSLQDTVLAKREWINSDFNFDNVLNGMLALFTVSTFEGWPKLLYRAIDSDQEDMGPVFNNRVDVSIFFIIYIILIAFFMMNIFVGFVIVTFQQQGEQEYKNCELDKNQRQCVQYALKARPLRCYIPKNPYQYRVWYIVTSCYFEYLMFFLIMLNTLCLGMQHCNQSDHVTKLSDMLNLIFTVLFTVEMILKLMAFKARGYFGDPWNVFDFIIVIGSVVDVILSEVDTALASSGGLYCLHGCAETNPMQAIAASENASVSITFFRLFRVMRLVKLLNRSEGIRNLLWTFIKSFQALPHVALLIVMLFFIYAVIGMQIFGKIALVDGTQINRNNNFQTFPQAVLMLFRCATGEAWQEVMMASMYGKKCDPKSDFLPGEEFTCGSNFAVFYLLSFYCLCAFLILNLFVAVIMDNFDYLTRDWSLLGPHHLDEFKKIWAEYDPEAKGRIKHLDVVTLLRSLQPPLGFGKFCPHRAACKRLVGMNMPLNSDGTVTFNATLFALVRTALKIKTEGNFEQANEELRAIIKQIWKRTSMKLLDQVIPPIGDDEVTVGKFYSTFLLQDHFRKFLKRQEEYYGYRPSKKSATGPEIQAGLRGLDEEAAPEMHRAISGDLQNEEEMERAMEESGEEGIYQRSHGLFGNRVDSFSDEPANAQSQQMTNQRPLMFSESQPESPPNSSALTPTTEFFPSTAPKNNTNNNAFAEISFDREGSPSEFYNPNVDEEPENLRSWNFTVKTDKTQFPYDPNYGEGQSQSSRTAADQLVQEALVKGGLSSLAEDPGFVSVAKNEMAEAMHTSLHDMESVAQGILAYVKKRRPIPVPPSAPAVAAKATGEPDPAVRRKRRPIPRNPAVHEDDTRV; encoded by the exons ATGGCAGCCAACGCAGAGGCGGCCAAGCCGGTCATCATGAATGaagaggagctgaagaggaagcagagggagaAGCTGAAGAAGCTGCAGGCCACAGGGGGAAACCCTCGACCAGCCAggtccctcttcttcttcaccctAAAAAATCCTTTCCGCAAGGCCTGCATCAACATTGTGGAGTGGAA AACCTTTGAGATCATCATTTTATTAACCATCTTTGCAAACTGTGTGGCCCTGGCTGTGTTCCTGCCCATGCCAGAAGAAGACAgtaatcaaacaaacacaaacttg GAGAGTTTGGAGTACATCTTCCTCATCATATTCACGTTAGAGTGCTTTCTGAAGATAGTGGCTTATGGGCTCGTGTTCCATGAAGGCGCCTATTTACGGAACTGTTGGAACATATTGGACTTTGTCATCGTCTTCATGGG TCTCTTCACTTTTGCCTTGGACACCATCAACAAGATAGCAGGTGTGCCAATGGAAAAGGGTGGAGGGTTTGACATGAAGGCACTGAGAGCTTTCAGAGTGCTGCGGCCCTTGCGTCTTGTCTCTGGAGTTCCAA GCCTGCAGGTGGTGATGAACTCCATCCTCAAAGCCATGCTACCTCTGCTGCACATCGCCCTGCTGGTCTTCTTACTTGTCACCATCTATGCCATCATGGGACTGGAGCTCTTCAAGTGCAAAATGCACAAGACCTGCTATTACGCCAACACAA ATATCTACTCCACTGCAGAACTTGAGCTGCCTGCACCCTGCGCCCAGGCTGGTAACGGGCGCCGCTGCAGCATCAATGGCTCAGAGTGTCGGCCGGGATGGGAAGGTCCTAACAACGGCATCACCCACTTCGATAACATTGGCTTTGCCATGCTGACGGTGTACCAGTGTATCACCATGGAGGGATGGACCAAAGTGCTCTACTGG GTGAATGATGCCATAGGAAACGAATGGCCCTGGGTCTACTTTGTTCCCCTCATTTTGGTGGGTTCCTTCTTTGTGCTCAATCTGGTACTGGGTGTGCTCAGTGG AGAGTTTACCAAAGAGCGAGAGAAGGCGAGGTCACGAGGAGAGTACCAGAAGTTGCGAGAGCGTCAGCAGCTGGATGAAGACCTGCATGGCTACATGGAATGGATTACTTACTCTGAAGTCCTagatgcagacagagagggcAAAG GACTCCTGCCGTTAACCAGTGGTGATTCTGACACCGACAGCCTGTATGACATGGAAGGCAAGAGTCGAATCGTCTACTATTA CCGCCTGGCCCGTCGCTGGAACCGTTTCTTCAGGATGAAGTGCCTGGTGTATGTGAAAACAAAGAGCTTTTATTGGTTGGTGATGTTCCTCGTCCTTCTTAACACCCTGACCATTGCAACAGAGTTCCACCACCAGCCTGAGTCGCTCACTTCCCTACAAG ATGTTGCGAGTCGTGTGCTGCTGGTCCTGTTTGTCGTAGAGATGTTCGTGAAGATGTACGCTCTTGGCCCTAGAGCGTATTTCATGTCCCTGTTTAACCGCTTTGACTTCTTTGTGGTGCTCTGCGGTATCCTGGAGATGATCATGTTTTCTGCAGGAGCTGTAGCACCCCTGGGTTTCTCTGTACTCAGGTGTATCAGACTGCTGAGGATCCTTAAAGTCACAAA GTACTGGACTTCTCTGAGTAATTTTGTGGCCTCTCTCCTTAACTCTGTACGCTCCATCGCCTCcctgctccttcttctcttcctcttcatcgtcATCTTCTCACTCCTGGGCATGCAGGTGTTTGGGGGGAAATTTAACTTCAACGACAACAGACCGAGGCGCAGTAACTTCGACAACTTCCCTCAGGCCCTAATCAGCGTGTTTCAG GTCCTCACAGGAGAAGACTGGACCAGCATCATGTATAATGGTATTATGGCCTATGGAGGGCCAGTGTTTCCGGGCATCCTGGTGGCCATCTACTTTatcatcctgtttgtttgtggaaaCT ATATCCTTCTCAATGTCTTCTTGGCCATCGCCGTGGACAACCTGGCAGAAGCTGAAAGTCTAACTTCAGCTCAGAAAGAAAAggcagaggagaaaatgaagagaaaaatacTGAG GTCCAAAATGCCTGAAAAGACTGACGAGGAACGAGAGAGGCTAGCTAAGAAACTGGCAGAGCAGAGAGCCAAAATGGAGGGCATGCCCACCACAGCCAAG ctcaAAATTGATGAGTTTGAATCCAATGTTAATGAGGTGAAGGATCCATTCCCACCTGATGACTTCCCAG gtgatgatgaagaggaagagcctGAAATACCCCTCAGCCCTCGGCCCCGACCGATGGCCGACCTGCAGCTAAAGGAGGAAGCTGTTCCATTGCCTGAAGCCAGCTCCTTCTTCATTTTTGGCCCTCAGAACAA GTTCCGTAAACTGTGCTACAAGATCATCAACGCCTCCTCCTTCACCAACTTAATCCTGCTGTTCATTCTGCTCTCCTCCATTTCCCTGGCAGCTGAGGACCCCATAGACCCCAAGTCCTACAGAAACCAG ATCTTGGCCTATGCTGACATTGTCTTCACAACTGTCTTCACCATTGAGATTGTGCTAAAG ATGACAGTGTACGGCGCCTTCATGCACGAGGGCTCCTTCTGCCGGAACTCCTTCAACATCCTGGATCTGATTGTGGTTACAGTGTCACTGCTTTCTATGGGGATGGA GTCCAGTGCGATCTCTGTGGTGAAGATTCTCAGGGTGCTGAGGGTGCTGAGGCCTCTCAGGGCCATCAACAGAGCAAAGGGGTTAAAG CATGTGGTCCAGTGCGTGTTTGTGGCCATCAAAACCATCGGTAACATCGTCCTGGTCACCATGCTGCTCAACTTCATGTTTGCCTGTATAGGAGTGCAACTCTTCAAG GGGAAATTCTACAGCTGCACAGACACGCCCAAAATGACTGCAGAGGAATGCCA GGGAATGTTCTGGAAGCACATGGATAATTCCCTTCAAGATACTGTGTTGGCTAAGAGAGAGTGGATCAACAGTGACTTCAACTTTGACAACGTGCTGAACGGCATGCTGGCTCTCTTCACTGTTTCCACTTTTGAGGGCTGGCCAAA ACTGTTATACAGAGCCATTGATTCAGACCAAGAGGACATGGGTCCTGTCTTTAACAACCGTGTGGATGTATctatcttcttcatcatctacATCATCCTCATCGCCTTCTTTATGATGAACATCTTTGTTGGCTTCGTCATTGTCACTTTCCAGCAGCAGGGTGAGCAGGAGTATAAGAACTGTGAGCTGGACAAGAACCAG cGCCAGTGTGTGCAGTATGCCCTGAAGGCTCGGCCTCTAAGGTGTTACATCCCCAAAAACCCCTACCAGTACAGAGTCTGGTACATCGTCACCTCCTGCTATTTTGAGTACCTCATGTTCTTCCTGATTATGCTCAACACACTGTGTCTGGGCATGCAG CATTGCAACCAGTCAGACCATGTGACCAAGCTGTCAGACATGCTGAACTTGATCTTCACCGTCCTCTTCACTGTAGAGATGATACTGAAGCTGATGGCCTTCAAAGCCAGg GGCTACTTTGGGGACCCCTGGAACGTCTTTGACTTCATTATCGTCATAGGCAGCGTTGTTGACGTCATCCTGAGTGAAGTCGAT ACTGCCCTGGCCTCCAGTGGAGGACTGTACTGTCTCCATGGCTGTGCT GAGACAAACCCCATGCAAGCAATAGCA GCCTCTGAAAATGCCTCCGTTTCCATCACCTTCTTCCGACTCTTCCGTGTAATGCGTCTTGTCAAGCTGCTGAACCGTTCGGAGGGCATCCGTAACCTTCTGTGGACCTTCATTAAGTCCTTCCAG GCTCTCCCTCATGTCGCGTTGCTCATTGTGATGCTGTTCTTCATCTACGCCGTCATTGGGATGCAG ATCTTTGGAAAGATTGCCTTAGTGGATGGCACTCAAATCAACCGCAACAACAACTTCCAGACATTCCCTCAGGCTGTGCTGATGTTATTCCG ATGTGCCACTGGAGAGGCTTGGCAGGAGGTCATGATGGCTTCCATGTATGGGAAGAAGTGCGACCCCAAGTCTGATTTCCTGCCAGGAGAGGAGTTCACCTGTGGGTCAAACTTTGCTGTCTTCTACCTCCTTAGCTTCTACTGTCTCTGTGCCTTCCTG ATCCTCAACCTGTTTGTAGCCGTCATCATGGACAACTTTGACTACCTGACTCGTGATTGGTCTCTTCTTGGCCCCCACCATCTGGATGAGTTCAAGAAGATCTGGGCTGAATATGACCCTGAAGCGAA GGGAAGAATCAAACATCTGGATGTGGTGACGCTGCTGCGTAGCCTCCAGCCTCCGCTAGGTTTTGGAAAGTTCTGTCCTCATCGAGCTGCCtgcaag CGCTTGGTTGGCATGAACATGCCTCTGAACAGTGATGGCACCGTCACATTCAACGCCACCCTGTTTGCTCTGGTCAGGACTGCGCTTAAGATTAAAACAGAAG GTAACTTTGAGCAGGCCAACGAGGAGCTGAGAGCCATCATAAAGCAAATCTGGAAACGTACCAGCATGAAACTGCTGGACCAGGTCATCCCTCCAATAGGAG ACGATGAGGTTACTGTGGGGAAGTTTTACTCCACCTTCCTGCTCCAGGACCATTTCCGTAAGTTCTTGAAGCGTCAGGAGGAGTACTATGGCTACCGGCCCTCCAAGAAGAGTGCCACAGGCCCGGAGATCCAG GCGGGCCTGAGGGGTTTAGATGAAGAAGCCGCTCCAGAGATGCACAGAGCTATTTCAGGAGACCTGCAGAATGAGGAAGAGATGGAACGAGCGATGGAGGAATCTGGAGAGGAAGGCATTTACCAG CGTTCACACGGTCTGTTTGGTAACCGGGTGGACTCTTTCTCCGATGAGCCCGCAAACGCTCAGTCCCAACAGATGACCAACCAGCGGcctctcatgttctctgagAGCCAGCCCGAGTCTCCACCCAACTCCTCTGCCCTAACACCAACGACTGAATTCTTCCCCTCAACAGCacccaaaaacaacacaaacaacaacgcCTTTGCAGA aatTTCATTTGACAGAGAGGGCAGTCCTTCAGAGTTTTACAATCCTAATGTGGATGAAGAGCCGG AAAACCTGCGCTCCTGGAACTTCAcagtgaaaacagacaaaacacag TTCCCCTATGACCCAAACTACGGTGAAGGACAGAGTCAGAGCTCCCGTACTGCGGCTGATCAGCTCGTCCAGGAG gctcTAGTGAAGGGGGGTCTGTCCTCCCTGGCAGAAGATCCAGGCTTTGTCTCAGTAGCTAAGAATGAGATGGCCGAAGCCATGCACACATCTCTACACGACATGGAGAGTGTAGCACAGGGCATCCTCGCCTATGTCAAGAAGAGACGTCCGATCCCTGTCCCTCCTTCTGCTCCTGCTGTGGCAGCAAAGGCGACAGGCGAGCCAGATCCGGCTGTGAGGAGAAAGAGACGTCCCATCCCCAGGAATCCAGCCGTACACGAGGACGACACCAGAGTTTAG
- the tmem9 gene encoding transmembrane protein 9, whose protein sequence is MSSGGGGFRTLVVAAAVTLCLLDASSLAQAKNFEDVRCKCICPPYRNITGHIYNRNVSQKDCNCLHVVEPMPVPGHDVEAYCLLCECKYEERSSNTIKVTIIIYLSVVGALLLYMLFLLLVDPLIRKHDPYTQPLHNEEDAEEMRPQVDGAKANTVLERVEGAQQRWKKQVQEQRKTVFDRHKMLS, encoded by the exons ATGTCGTCGGGCGGGGGAGGATTCAGGACATTAGTAGTAGCTGCAGCAGTGACCTTGTGTCTGCTGGATGCAAGCTCTTTGGCACAGGCGAAG AACTTTGAGGATGTTCGCTGCAAGTGCATCTGCCCGCCGTACAGGAACATCACTGGCCACATTTATAACAGAAATGTCTCCCAGAAGGATTG TAACTGCCTCCATGTAGTGGAGCCCATGCCAGTGCCTGGCCATGATGTGGAAGCTTACTGCCTGTTGTGTGAGTGCAAGTACGAGGAGCGGAGCagcaacaccatcaag GTAACTATCATAATTTACCTGTCTGTTGTGGGCGCACTGCTGCTCTACATGCTCTTCCTTCTACTCGTTGATCCTCTTATTCGCAAACATGACCCCTACACCCAGCCGCTGCACAATGAGGAGGATGCAGAG GAGATGCGCCCTCAGGTGGACGGCGCCAAAGCAAACACAGTGCTGGAGCGGGTTGAAGGAGCACAGCAGCGCTGGAAAAAGCAAGTTCAGGAGCAGCGCAAGACCGTTTTTGACCGCCACAAGATGCTTAGTTAA